A genome region from Mugil cephalus isolate CIBA_MC_2020 chromosome 13, CIBA_Mcephalus_1.1, whole genome shotgun sequence includes the following:
- the etaa1b gene encoding ewing's tumor-associated antigen 1, giving the protein MSEPGKQAPSEFTELWKTVVSKLCHSKTPDKDTGKQMPGTSVSPMCKDFQSPRRRDCKYPGLNTGDSPGDGEASHDIFWDPTSPTQPNAGSGLRNTKVVEISDIVNRIAPKDVDRKRTESPLLQWICDSAIPCTPEIPKPRVRKKSSRQSSVEDLMKLARQFDENMQQDKETSEQLNIINNNLINTSEKELLQASISSNVKDPGCPSSADKVEAELHALFDCSTQGVSGRLSQGSAASASSQQTKDQTVTLDLTEHQRPDLKSAEKSVSAVHPAEEKESGGYGGKSCDDFDDDWENDDLLNDSFVLAMTQVSDEKHNTNPKTNNKQLTPICKPTANTNSACQALNVHCKPSSSELQELCPKPKTTNRSTFKLEPNPHFQPKMARDVSKLSSTVAQPKSHIFDQKSATTKTPSTPQADKVTIDHCGNIIGTDSVKDISDSLWDDEGDDALLYQACDSIETIANSQTQKGSPSNCQVKLDIAADGQRKTTKSLPINTAWSMNAGASANRLSPCAFVRSNSLPGTSCETVNYQGWNIPMKSANIKSGMSQSFPGRHTSLGAINQCRDSSGNFHGGNANVEKKPHTVTARAPQNSKSGHTAFKRNVSDSAIIGNKVFVTSQMTGKCSGAEIERKKQEALARRRLRMQNVPKQ; this is encoded by the exons ATGTCAGAGCCGGGGAAACAAGCTCCCTCTGAGTTCACTGAGCTGTGGAAGACTGTTGTTTCCAAACTTTGCCACAGCAAAACACCAGACAAGGACACAGGAAAGCAGATGCCCGGGACGTCGGTATCACCCATGTGTAAAG ATTTTCAGAGTCCACGGCGGAGAGACTGCAAGTACCCTGGATTGAATACTGGAGATTCTCCCGGAGATGGTGAAGCTTCGCACGATATTTTCTGGGACCCCACATCTCCCACTCAACCTAATGCTG gGTCGGGGCTCAGGAACACCAAAGTTGTGGAAATATCTGATATTGTGAACCGCATTGCTCCAAAG GATGTGGACAGAAAAAGGACAGAGTCGCCTTTGCTTCAGTGGATCTGTGACAGTGCCATCCCTTGCACGCCAGAGATCCCGAAGCCAAGAGTTAGGAAAAAGTCCTCCCG GCAAAGCAGTGTGGAAGACCTCATGAAACTGGCCCGGCAGTTTGATGAGAACATGCAGCAGGACAAGGAGACTTCGGAGCAACTGAACATCATCAACAATAACCTAATTAACACTTCTGAAAAAGAACTGTTACAGGCATCAATCTCTAGTAATGTGAAGGACCCTGGGTGTCCATCCTCTGCGGACAAGGTGGAGGCAGAGCTACACGCCCTGTTTGACTGCTCCACTCAGGGAGTCAGTGGTCGACTAAGCCAGGGCTCTGCAGCATCAGCCTcttcacaacaaacaaaagaccAGACTGTGACTTTGGATTTAACTGAACACCAGCGACCAGATCTTAAATCAGCAGAAAAGTCTGTCTCAGCTGTGCATCCTGCTGAAGAAAAGGAATCTGGTGGTTATGGTGGGAAAAGCTGCGACGACTTTGATGATGACTGGGAGAATGATGACTTACTTAATGACTCTTTTGTGCTGGCGATGACCCAGGTTTCCGATGAGAAACACAACACTAAtcctaaaacaaacaataaacagttAACCCCAATTTGCAAGCCAACTGCAAATACAAACTCTGCCTGTCAGGCCTTAAATGTACACTGCAAGCCAAGCAGCAGTGAACTCCAGGAACTATGTCCCAAACCAAAGACTACCAATCGAAGCACTTTTAAGTTAGAGCCTAACCCTCACTTCCAGCCCAAGATGGCTCGAGACGTTTCAAAACTTAGCTCAACTGTTGCACAACCGAAATCGCATATTTTTGACCAGAAATCTGCCACCACAAAGACACCCTCTACTCCTCAAGCTGACAAGGTCACTATTGATCACTGTGGAAACATAATCGGGACAGACTCTGTAAAAGACATTTCGGACAGCTTATgggatgatgaaggtgatgacgCTCTGCTCTACCAGGCTTGTGACAGCATAGAAACAATCGCCAACAGTCAGACCCAGAAAGGGAGCCCCAGCAACTGCCAAGTAAAATTAGATATTGCAGCAGACGGACAACGGAAAACCACCAAGTCTCTGCCAATCAACACGGCCTGGTCCATGAACGCCGGTGCCAGTGCTAACAGACTTTCACCATGTGCTTTTGTTCGTTCTAACTCATTACCAGGGACAAGCTGTGAAACGGTGAACTACCAAGGATGGAACATTCCCATGAAAAGTGCCAACATCAAATCAGGGATGTCTCAAAGCTTCCCAGGACGACACACAAGTCTGGGCGCAATTAACCAGTGTAGAGATTCCTCTGGAAATTTCCATGGTGGAAATGCGAATGTGGAGAAGAAGCCACATACAGTGACAGCCAGAGCACCTCAGAACTCCAAGTCCGGTCACACAGCTTTCAAGAGGAATGTATCTGACTCAGCGATTATTGGCAACAAAG TTTTTGTCACAAGCCAGATGACAGGGAAGTGCTCTGGAGCCGAGATCGAGAGGAAGAAACAGGAAGCCCTGGCTAGGAGGCGGCTACGAATGCAGAACGTCCCAAAGCAATAG